Proteins found in one Magnolia sinica isolate HGM2019 chromosome 5, MsV1, whole genome shotgun sequence genomic segment:
- the LOC131246974 gene encoding ABC transporter B family member 9-like, whose protein sequence is MEQSNSQEKDDGFKRGDEKVPFYKLFSLADPLDIVLMIVGTVAAIADGLSTPLATLIYGEIFDYFGAPTENSLVHEVSKGCLKLLYLAAGSGAASFLQVSSWMVTGERQAAHIRSLYLKTILRQDITFFDKETRAGEVVGRMSGDTILIQEAMGEKVGKFIQLVSAFFGGFLVAFIKGWLLSLALLSCVPPMVVAGAAMSIFISKMSSRGQIAYVGAGNVVEQTIGSIRTVASFTGEKKAIKKYNRSLKAAYISTVQQGAATGFGIGAVLCILFCSYGLAAWYGSKLIIHKGYTGGDIITVMVAIMTGGM, encoded by the exons ATGGAACAAAGTAATTCCCAAGAGAAAGATGATGGTTTCAAGCGTGGAGATGAGAAAGTCCCATTCTACAAGCTCTTCTCATTAGCAGATCCTTTGGACATTGTATTGATGATTGTTGGGACAGTTGCAGCCATTGCTGATGGGCTTTCTACCCCTCTAGCGACGCTCATCTACGGTGAGATTTTCGACTACTTTGGAGCTCCTACCGAGAACAGCCTTGTCCATGAAGTGTCCAAG GGATGTTTGAAGTTACTGTACTTGGCTGCAGGTTCTGGTGCCGCTTCCTTCCTTC AGGTTTCGAGCTGGATGGTCACGGGTGAAAGACAAGCAGCGCACATTCGGAGTCTGTATCTGAAAACCATACTGAGGCAAGACATCACATTCTTCGACAAGGAAACAAGAGCCGGAGAGGTTGTTGGGAGGATGTCTGGGGATACCATACTCATTCAAGAAGCCATGGGGGAGAAG GTAGGGAAGTTCATACAGCTTGTTTCAGCCTTCTTTGGTGGCTTTTTGGTAGCCTTTATAAAAGGATGGCTTCTCTCTCTCGCATTGCTTTCATGTGTTCCTCCGATGGTTGTGGCCGGTGCAGCCATGTCAATATTCATATCAAAAATGTCAAGCCGTGGACAGATAGCATATGTCGGCGCAGGGAATGTTGTAGAACAAACGATCGGATCCATTAGAACT GTTGCATCCTTTACTGGTGAGAAGAAAGCTATCAAAAAATATAACAGGTCTTTGAAAGCTGCATACATATCCACTGTCCAACAAGGGGCTGCCACTGGCTTTGGAATCGGAGCGGTTCTATGTATCTTGTTTTGTAGCTATGGATTAGCAGCATGGTATGGCTCCAAGTTGATAATTCACAAAGGCTACACTGGTGGAGATATCATCACTGTGATGGTCGCAATCATGACCGGCGGAATGTAA